The Mustela erminea isolate mMusErm1 chromosome 18, mMusErm1.Pri, whole genome shotgun sequence genome has a window encoding:
- the PSMC5 gene encoding 26S proteasome regulatory subunit 8 isoform X1, producing the protein MALDGPEQMELEEGKAGSGLRQYYLSKIEELQLIVNDKSQNLRRLQAQRNELNAKVRLLREELQLLQEQGSYVGEVVRAMDKKKVLVKVHPEGKFVVDVDKNIDINDVTPNCRVALRNDSYTLHKILPNKVDPLVSLMMVEKVPDSTYEMIGGLDKQIKEIKEVIELPVKHPELFEALGIAQPKGVLLYGPPGTGKTLLARAVAHHTDCTFIRVSGSELVQKFIGEGARMVRELFVMAREHAPSIIFMDEIDSIGSSRLEGGSGGDSEVQRTMLELLNQLDGFEATKNIKVIMATNRIDILDSALLRPGRIDRKIEFPPPNEEARLDILKIHSRKMNLTRGINLRKIAELMPGASGAEVKGVCTEAGMYALRERRVHVTQEDFEMAVAKVMQKDSEKNMSIKKLWK; encoded by the exons ATGGCGCTTGACGGACCGGAGCAG ATGGAGCTggaagaggggaaggcaggcagtgGACTCCGCCAGTATTACCTGTCCAAGATCGAAGAACTCCAG CTGATTGTAAATGATAAGAGCCAAAATCTCCGGAGGCTGCAGGCACAGAGGAATGAGCTTAATGCAAAAG TTCGCTTACTGCGGGAAGAGCTCCAGCTGCTGCAGGAACAAGGCTCCTACGTGGGGGAAGTAGTCCGGGCCATGGATAAGAAAAAAGTGTTGGTTAAG GTACATCCAGAAGGCAAGTTTGTTGTAGATGTGGACAAGAACATCGACATCAACGAC GTGACACCCAATTGCCGGGTGGCTCTAAGGAACGACAGCTACACTCTGCACAAGATCTTGCCCAACAAGGTAGACCCACTGGTGTCACTGATGATGGTGGAAAAGGTGCCAGATTCAACCTATGAGATGATCGGCGGACTGGACAAGCAGATTAAGGAGATCAAAGAAGTGATCGAGCTGCCTGTCAAGCATCCCGAGCTCTTTGAAGCGCTGGGCATTGCGCAGCCCAAG GGGGTGCTGCTGTATGGACCCCCAGGCACTGGGAAGACACTGTTGGCCCGGGCTGTGGCTCATCATACAGACTGCACCTTTATTCGCGTTTCTGGCTCTGAATTGGTACAGAAATTCATTGGGGAAG GGGCAAGGATGGTGAGGGAGCTGTTTGTCATGGCGCGAGAACACGCTCCGTCTATCATCTTCATGGACGAAATTGACTCCATTGGCTCCTCACGGCTGGAGGGGGGTTCTGGAGGGGACAGTGAGGTGCAGCGGACGATGCTGGAGCTGCTCAACCAGCTCGATGGCTTTGAAGCCACCAAGAATATCAAG GTTATCATGGCCACGAATAGGATTGACATCCTGGACTCCGCTCTGCTTCGCCCCGGGCGCATCGACAGAAAAATTGAATTCCCGCCCCCCAATGAGGAG gCCCGGCTGGACATCTTAAAGATTCATTCTCGGAAAATGAACCTGACCCGGGGGATCAACCTGCGGAAAATCGCCGAGCTCATGCCTGGTGCATCAGGGGCTGAAGTGAAG GGTGTGTGCACCGAAGCCGGCATGTACGCCTTGCGGGAGCGGCGGGTCCACGTCACCCAGGAGGACTTTGAGATGGCTGTCGCCAAG GTCATGCAGAAGGACAGTGAGAAAAATATGTCTATCAAGAAGCTGTGGAAGTGA
- the PSMC5 gene encoding 26S proteasome regulatory subunit 8 isoform X2 encodes MELEEGKAGSGLRQYYLSKIEELQLIVNDKSQNLRRLQAQRNELNAKVRLLREELQLLQEQGSYVGEVVRAMDKKKVLVKVHPEGKFVVDVDKNIDINDVTPNCRVALRNDSYTLHKILPNKVDPLVSLMMVEKVPDSTYEMIGGLDKQIKEIKEVIELPVKHPELFEALGIAQPKGVLLYGPPGTGKTLLARAVAHHTDCTFIRVSGSELVQKFIGEGARMVRELFVMAREHAPSIIFMDEIDSIGSSRLEGGSGGDSEVQRTMLELLNQLDGFEATKNIKVIMATNRIDILDSALLRPGRIDRKIEFPPPNEEARLDILKIHSRKMNLTRGINLRKIAELMPGASGAEVKGVCTEAGMYALRERRVHVTQEDFEMAVAKVMQKDSEKNMSIKKLWK; translated from the exons ATGGAGCTggaagaggggaaggcaggcagtgGACTCCGCCAGTATTACCTGTCCAAGATCGAAGAACTCCAG CTGATTGTAAATGATAAGAGCCAAAATCTCCGGAGGCTGCAGGCACAGAGGAATGAGCTTAATGCAAAAG TTCGCTTACTGCGGGAAGAGCTCCAGCTGCTGCAGGAACAAGGCTCCTACGTGGGGGAAGTAGTCCGGGCCATGGATAAGAAAAAAGTGTTGGTTAAG GTACATCCAGAAGGCAAGTTTGTTGTAGATGTGGACAAGAACATCGACATCAACGAC GTGACACCCAATTGCCGGGTGGCTCTAAGGAACGACAGCTACACTCTGCACAAGATCTTGCCCAACAAGGTAGACCCACTGGTGTCACTGATGATGGTGGAAAAGGTGCCAGATTCAACCTATGAGATGATCGGCGGACTGGACAAGCAGATTAAGGAGATCAAAGAAGTGATCGAGCTGCCTGTCAAGCATCCCGAGCTCTTTGAAGCGCTGGGCATTGCGCAGCCCAAG GGGGTGCTGCTGTATGGACCCCCAGGCACTGGGAAGACACTGTTGGCCCGGGCTGTGGCTCATCATACAGACTGCACCTTTATTCGCGTTTCTGGCTCTGAATTGGTACAGAAATTCATTGGGGAAG GGGCAAGGATGGTGAGGGAGCTGTTTGTCATGGCGCGAGAACACGCTCCGTCTATCATCTTCATGGACGAAATTGACTCCATTGGCTCCTCACGGCTGGAGGGGGGTTCTGGAGGGGACAGTGAGGTGCAGCGGACGATGCTGGAGCTGCTCAACCAGCTCGATGGCTTTGAAGCCACCAAGAATATCAAG GTTATCATGGCCACGAATAGGATTGACATCCTGGACTCCGCTCTGCTTCGCCCCGGGCGCATCGACAGAAAAATTGAATTCCCGCCCCCCAATGAGGAG gCCCGGCTGGACATCTTAAAGATTCATTCTCGGAAAATGAACCTGACCCGGGGGATCAACCTGCGGAAAATCGCCGAGCTCATGCCTGGTGCATCAGGGGCTGAAGTGAAG GGTGTGTGCACCGAAGCCGGCATGTACGCCTTGCGGGAGCGGCGGGTCCACGTCACCCAGGAGGACTTTGAGATGGCTGTCGCCAAG GTCATGCAGAAGGACAGTGAGAAAAATATGTCTATCAAGAAGCTGTGGAAGTGA
- the SMARCD2 gene encoding SWI/SNF-related matrix-associated actin-dependent regulator of chromatin subfamily D member 2: MSGRGAGGFPLPPLSPGGGAVAAALGAPPPPAGPGMLPGPALRGPGPAGGVGGPGAAAFRPMGPAGPAAQYQRPGMSPGSRMPMAGLQVGPPAGSPFGTAAALRPGMPPTMMDPFRKRLLVPQAQPPMPAQRRGLKRRKMADKVLPQRIRELVPESQAYMDLLAFERKLDQTIARKRMEIQEAIKKPLTQKRKLRIYISNTFSPSKAEGDTAGTTGPPGGTPAGDKVASWELRVEGKLLDDPSKQKRKFSSFFKSLVIELDKELYGPDNHLVEWHRMPTTQETDGFQVKRPGDLNVKCTLLLMLDHQPPQYKLDPRLARLLGVHTQTRAAIMQALWLYIKHNQLQDGHEREYINCNRYFRQIFSCGRLRFSEIPMKLAGLLQHPDPIVINHVISVDPNDQKKTACYDIDVEVDDPLKAQMSNFLASTTNQQEIASLDVKIHETIESINQLKTQRDFMLSFSTDPQDFIQEWLRSQRRDLKIITDVIGNPEEERRAAFYHQPWAQEAVGRHIFAKVQQRRQELEQVLGIRLT; the protein is encoded by the exons ATGTCGGGCCGTGGCGCGGGCGGGTTCCCGCTGCCTCCGCTGAGTCCTGGTGGCGGCGCCGTTGCCGCGGCCCTGGGAGCGCCGCCTCCGCCAGCGGGACCCGGCATGCTGCCCGGACCGGCGCTCAGGGGGCCAGGGCCGGCCGGAGGCGTGGGGGGCCCCGGGGCCGCCGCCTTCCGCCCCATGGGCCCCGCGGGCCCCGCGGCGCAGTACCAG CGGCCTGGTATGTCACCAGGGAGCCGGATGCCCATGGCTGGCTTGCAGGTGGGACCTCCCGCTGGATCTCCCTTCGGCACAGCTGCTGCACTTCGACCTGGGATGCCGCCCACCATGATGGACCCATTCCGCAAACGCCTGCTTgtgccccaggcccagcccccaaTGCCTGCCCAGCGCCGGGG GttgaagaggaggaagatggcaGATAAGGTTCTACCTCAGCGA atTCGGGAGCTTGTCCCAGAGTCTCAGGCGTACATGGATCTCTTGGCTTTTGAGCGGAAGCTGGACCAGACCATTGCCCGAAAGCGGATGGAGATCCAAGAGGCCATCAAAAAGCCTCTGACG caaaaaCGAAAGCTGCGGATCTATATTTCCAATACGTTCAGTCCCAGCAAGGCAGAAGGTGACACTGCGGGGACCACAGGGCCCCCCGGGGGAACCCCCGCAGGGGACAAAGTGGCTTCCTGGGAACTCCGAGTGGAGGGAAAACTGCTGGATGAT CCCAGCAAACAGAAGAGGAAGTTTTCTTCGTTCTTCAAGAGCCTCGTCATTGAGCTGGACAAGGAGCTGTATGGACCTGACAACCACCTGGTGGAG TGGCACCGGATGCCTACCACCCAGGAGACTGATGGCTTCCAGGTGAAACGGCCTGGAGACCTCAACGTCAAGTGcaccctcctgctcatgctgGATCATCAG CCTCCCCAGTACAAGTTGGACCCCCGACTGGCAAGGCTGCTGGGGGTGCACACACAGACCAGGGCGGCCATCATGCAGGCCCTATGGCTTTATATCAAACACAACCAGCTGCAGGACGGGCACGAGCGCGAGTACATCAACTGCAACCGGTACTTCCGCCAG ATCTTCAGTTGTGGCCGCCTTCGTTTCTCCGAGATTCCCATGAAGCTGGCTGGGTTGCTGCAGCATCCAGACCCCATTGTCATCAACCATGTCATTAG TGTAGACCCGAACGACCAAAAGAAGACCGCATGTTATGACATTGACGTGGAGGTGGACGACCCACTGAAGGCCCAGATGAGCAATTTTCTGGCCTCTACCACCAATCAGCAGGAGATCGCCTCCCTTGATGTCAAG ATCCATGAGACCATTGAGTCCATCAACCAGCTGAAGACCCAGAGGGATTTCATGCTCAGCTTTAGCACCGACCCTCAGGACTTCATCCAGGAATGGCTCCGCTCCCAGCGCCGAGACCTCAAG ATCATCACGGATGTGATCGGGAATCCGGAAGAGGAGAGACGAGCTGCTTTCTACCATCAGCCGTGGGCCCAGGAAGCAGTGGGGAGGCACATTTTTGCCAAG GTGCAGCAGCGAAGGCAGGAACTGGAACAGGTGCTGGGAATCCGCTTGACCTAA